In the genome of Candidatus Methylomirabilota bacterium, the window GATCGAGGTGATCCTACTGGAGCCGAACCGCACGTTCGTCTCCTGCCCGTTCAGCAACCTCGTGCTGAGCGGGGTGCGGACGATCGACAGCCTCACGTTCGACTACCGCGGGCTGCGGCGTCACGGCGTAAGCGTGCGCCATGAGGCGGCGACGGCGATCGAGCCGGACACCCGGCGCGTTCGGGTCGGCGAAGGCTATCTGCAGTACGACCGGCTCATCGTCTCGCCGGGAGTGGAGTTCCAGTGGGAGCAGGTCGAGGGGCTGGCGGAGAATCAGGACAAGGTCCTGCACGCCTGGAAGGCGGGGCCGCAGACGGTCCAACTGGCCGCCCAGCTACAGTCGATGCCCGACGGCGGGGTCTTCGTCCTGACGATCCCGCCCGCCGCCTACCGCTGCCCGCCCGGCCCCTACGAGCGCACCTGCCAGGTGGCCTGGTATCTCAAGAACAACAAGCCGAAGTCGAAGGTCATCGTGCTCGACGCCAACCAGAACATCATCTCCAAGACCGGGCTCTTCCGGGCGGCCTGGCGTGACTACCCGAACATCGACTATCGGGCGT includes:
- a CDS encoding FCSD flavin-binding domain-containing protein, with product IEVILLEPNRTFVSCPFSNLVLSGVRTIDSLTFDYRGLRRHGVSVRHEAATAIEPDTRRVRVGEGYLQYDRLIVSPGVEFQWEQVEGLAENQDKVLHAWKAGPQTVQLAAQLQSMPDGGVFVLTIPPAAYRCPPGPYERTCQVAWYLKNNKPKSKVIVLDANQNIISKTGLFRAAWRDYPNIDYRASNKVVKVDPSAREVTTDFGDKVKYDVVNLIPPQRAGTIAVQADLVGADKRWCEVNHVTYESVKHRDIHVIGDSTIGLPVPKSGNIANAMGKICAVAVAHLLAGKQPPALPPGNTCYSWVNDREAIAVVNAYKIDGGKVVQIEQKLTPGQSVAVAQNSVGWAASIWNDILG